The following coding sequences are from one Polynucleobacter sp. JS-JIR-II-50 window:
- a CDS encoding lytic transglycosylase domain-containing protein, with the protein MLNIRKSNTLGMNFRVSCLLLTLALAGCSSTPTQPIQSQQLIVNQTDDAATEARFSQNLNELLTQVSQNQEIPLPALEMGFLDAKTVPSIRKLVLPPSGTFKKNWLAYRKRFIEPVRLKAGRAFWDQNQAFLSQVEQESGVPAEIIVAIIGIETIYGRQTGNFRVKDVLSTLAFSYPDTPNKPAREQLFKDQLKELILMCWTGAGGKLSSKNSSQGINSVRFNACLNQNSSYAGAIGLPQFMPSSIRSFAVDGDGDGQIDLKQSPKDAIASVANFMKQHGWQPGMPISFPVQENGIGAAKALADGEPQLKFTVQELIEKGILTQSQGDLQSGGVEPQSKAFIVDLPYPDKDGVDQVQYFVGLNNFLTIVQYNRSYFYAQSVAEFAEALGYKNQSVVPVENSAKASGSKASTEKSKTKKSSAKKKVKS; encoded by the coding sequence GTGCTCAACATTCGAAAATCCAATACCTTAGGCATGAACTTTCGTGTCTCCTGCTTACTACTTACTCTTGCGCTGGCGGGATGCTCTAGCACCCCCACGCAGCCAATCCAATCGCAACAGCTCATCGTAAACCAGACTGACGATGCCGCTACCGAGGCGCGTTTTAGCCAGAACCTTAACGAACTCCTTACCCAGGTCTCCCAAAACCAAGAAATCCCACTCCCAGCCCTAGAAATGGGCTTTCTAGATGCTAAAACGGTTCCCTCAATTCGGAAATTGGTATTACCCCCATCGGGCACCTTTAAAAAGAACTGGCTGGCTTATCGCAAACGCTTTATTGAGCCCGTGCGCCTTAAGGCTGGCAGGGCCTTTTGGGACCAAAATCAGGCCTTTTTGAGCCAAGTTGAGCAAGAGTCAGGGGTGCCAGCTGAGATTATTGTGGCCATTATTGGCATCGAAACCATCTATGGACGCCAAACTGGCAATTTCAGGGTGAAAGATGTTCTATCCACCCTCGCCTTTAGTTACCCAGATACTCCCAATAAGCCAGCACGTGAACAACTCTTCAAGGATCAACTCAAAGAGCTCATTCTGATGTGCTGGACTGGGGCGGGTGGCAAGTTGTCCTCCAAAAATAGTAGTCAAGGCATTAATAGCGTACGCTTTAATGCCTGCCTAAATCAGAATAGTTCTTATGCTGGTGCCATCGGTCTGCCACAGTTCATGCCTAGCAGTATTCGTAGCTTTGCAGTTGATGGAGATGGCGATGGTCAAATTGATCTAAAGCAAAGCCCTAAGGACGCTATTGCGAGTGTTGCCAACTTCATGAAACAACATGGCTGGCAACCAGGTATGCCGATTTCGTTTCCAGTGCAAGAAAATGGTATCGGTGCCGCAAAAGCACTGGCTGATGGTGAACCGCAATTGAAATTCACCGTACAAGAGCTGATTGAAAAAGGAATCTTGACTCAGTCACAAGGTGACCTACAAAGTGGTGGCGTAGAACCTCAAAGCAAAGCCTTCATTGTTGACCTCCCCTATCCCGATAAGGATGGTGTAGATCAGGTGCAATATTTTGTTGGCTTAAATAATTTTCTGACAATTGTGCAATATAACCGTAGCTATTTTTATGCGCAAAGTGTTGCTGAGTTTGCAGAAGCCTTAGGATATAAAAACCAAAGTGTTGTACCAGTAGAAAACTCAGCCAAAGCTAGCGGATCTAAGGCAAGCACTGAAAAGTCTAAAACTAAGAAATCCAGCGCTAAGAAAAAAGTAAAGTCTTAG
- a CDS encoding histone deacetylase family protein, giving the protein MTTGYITHPDFLKHEMGSHHPECPERIQAINDQLIRSGVDQFLHHLDAPLATEDQLELVHSPDHVSFVRDRAPESGYFMLDGDTIMNPHTYRVALRAAGAAIAGVDAVMKGEVENVFCAVRPPGHHAEPTRSMGFCLFDNVAIAARYAMEAYGIERVAIIDFDVHHGNGTEAAFFNDPNVLMCSFFQHPFYPYSGLDHANNMVNVPLPAATRGDVVRSIVEEQWLPALRNFEPELIMISAGFDAHREDDLGQMGLVEDDYVWITKRLKEIANDYAQGRIVSCLEGGYNLSALGRSVVAHIKALADI; this is encoded by the coding sequence ATGACAACAGGATACATAACTCATCCAGACTTTCTGAAACATGAGATGGGAAGCCATCATCCAGAGTGTCCGGAGAGAATTCAGGCGATCAATGATCAATTGATTCGCAGCGGTGTTGATCAATTTTTACATCATTTAGATGCGCCATTGGCAACTGAAGACCAACTTGAATTAGTGCACAGTCCTGACCATGTTTCTTTTGTTCGAGATCGCGCCCCAGAGAGTGGATATTTCATGCTCGATGGTGACACCATTATGAATCCCCATACCTATAGGGTGGCGCTTAGAGCTGCAGGCGCTGCTATTGCAGGCGTGGATGCGGTGATGAAGGGTGAAGTTGAGAATGTCTTTTGTGCTGTAAGGCCCCCAGGCCATCATGCCGAACCAACACGTTCTATGGGGTTTTGTTTATTTGATAACGTGGCGATTGCTGCACGATATGCAATGGAAGCATACGGCATTGAGCGTGTTGCCATCATTGATTTTGATGTCCATCATGGCAACGGTACTGAAGCCGCTTTCTTCAATGACCCTAATGTTTTGATGTGTAGCTTTTTTCAACACCCTTTTTATCCCTACAGCGGTCTTGATCATGCGAACAATATGGTCAATGTACCCTTACCCGCTGCGACTCGGGGCGATGTAGTCCGCTCCATTGTTGAAGAGCAATGGTTACCTGCTTTGCGTAACTTTGAGCCTGAGCTCATCATGATTTCAGCGGGCTTTGATGCTCATCGCGAAGATGATTTAGGGCAGATGGGCTTGGTAGAGGATGACTATGTCTGGATTACCAAGCGTTTAAAAGAGATTGCTAACGACTATGCGCAAGGACGTATTGTGAGTTGCTTAGAGGGTGGTTACAACCTCTCGGCATTGGGCCGTAGCGTAGTGGCCCACATT
- the cysM gene encoding cysteine synthase CysM: MSKPSYLTISQTVGNTPLVRLQRIPGLENENRNNVILGKLEGNNPAGSVKDRPALSMISRAQERGEIKPGDTLIEATSGNTGIALAMTAAMLGYKMILVMPENQSIERRQSMAAYGAELILTAASGGMEFARDYALQLQREGRGRLLDQFANPDNPRAHIETTGPEIWRDTDGQITHFISAMGTTGTITGVSTYLKSMNPAIQIIGAQPEEGSQIPGIRKWAPEYLPKIYQGDKVDLIEYVSQADAEEMARRLAAEEGIFCGISAGGALVVALRIARQVENATIVFIVCDRGDRYLSTGVFPA, from the coding sequence ATGAGCAAACCTTCCTACCTGACTATTTCGCAGACTGTGGGCAATACGCCTTTAGTTCGTTTGCAGCGTATTCCTGGTTTAGAAAACGAGAATCGCAATAATGTGATCTTAGGTAAGCTGGAGGGAAACAATCCAGCCGGGTCGGTGAAGGACCGACCTGCGCTGTCGATGATCTCACGTGCACAAGAACGCGGTGAAATTAAACCTGGCGATACTTTAATTGAAGCAACTAGTGGTAATACGGGTATTGCTTTAGCAATGACTGCAGCGATGCTCGGTTACAAAATGATTTTAGTCATGCCAGAAAATCAAAGTATTGAACGTCGTCAAAGTATGGCGGCTTACGGAGCTGAATTAATATTGACCGCAGCTTCTGGTGGCATGGAATTTGCCAGAGATTACGCCTTGCAGCTGCAAAGAGAAGGTCGCGGCAGATTGCTTGATCAGTTTGCTAACCCTGACAATCCTAGAGCACATATCGAAACTACTGGACCAGAAATTTGGCGAGACACGGATGGACAGATTACCCATTTCATATCCGCTATGGGTACAACTGGAACCATTACGGGAGTCTCCACTTACCTGAAGTCCATGAACCCTGCGATTCAGATTATTGGCGCACAACCAGAAGAGGGCTCTCAGATCCCGGGTATTCGGAAGTGGGCACCCGAGTACCTGCCCAAGATTTATCAAGGCGATAAGGTGGATTTGATTGAGTATGTTTCGCAAGCAGATGCAGAGGAGATGGCGCGTCGCTTGGCGGCGGAAGAAGGTATCTTCTGCGGCATCTCTGCTGGAGGTGCTTTGGTAGTGGCTTTGCGTATTGCACGCCAAGTTGAAAATGCTACGATCGTCTTTATTGTCTGCGACCGTGGTGACCGCTACCTATCAACTGGTGTTTTTCCAGCCTAA